The proteins below are encoded in one region of Verrucomicrobiia bacterium:
- a CDS encoding GTP cyclohydrolase I FolE2: MSSRPDPARTPTPLHDKQSEQDFRNLPIDKVGVRRLRFPIQVRDKAHEVQNTVATLGLYVDLPEHFKGTHMSRFIEVLNAHGRVMHVENIPDILRAMQTRLHARSAHLDMEFPFFLTKNAPVSRQAGVMDYTARFEATADGPEIDFVLTVIVALTTLCPCSKAISRHGAHNQRGEVTVSIRSNGVVWIEDLIALIESCGSSELYSLLKRPDEKAVTERAYDNPVFVEDLVRNVALKLRAHPQVTWYRVEAENQESIHNHNAYACIEAG; the protein is encoded by the coding sequence ATGTCCAGCCGTCCCGATCCCGCCCGCACCCCCACCCCCCTGCACGACAAACAGTCCGAGCAGGACTTTCGCAATCTTCCCATCGACAAAGTCGGTGTCCGCCGACTCCGGTTCCCCATCCAGGTCCGCGACAAAGCCCACGAGGTCCAGAACACCGTCGCCACCCTCGGCCTGTACGTCGACCTGCCGGAGCACTTCAAGGGCACCCACATGAGCCGCTTCATCGAGGTCCTCAATGCCCATGGCCGCGTCATGCACGTCGAGAACATCCCCGACATCCTCCGCGCCATGCAGACCCGCCTCCATGCCCGCTCCGCGCACCTCGACATGGAGTTCCCCTTCTTCCTCACCAAAAACGCCCCGGTCTCACGCCAGGCCGGCGTCATGGACTACACCGCCCGCTTCGAAGCCACCGCCGACGGCCCGGAAATCGACTTCGTCCTCACCGTGATCGTCGCCCTCACCACCCTCTGCCCCTGCTCCAAGGCCATCAGCCGCCACGGCGCCCACAACCAGCGCGGCGAAGTCACCGTCAGCATCCGCTCCAATGGCGTCGTCTGGATCGAGGACCTCATCGCCCTCATCGAAAGCTGCGGCAGCAGCGAACTCTATTCCCTCCTGAAACGGCCCGACGAAAAAGCCGTCACCGAACGCGCCTACGACAACCCGGTCTTCGTCGAGGACCTCGTCCGCAACGTCGCCCTCAAACTCCGCGCCCATCCCCAGGTCACCTGGTACCGCGTCGAGGCGGAAAACCAGGAGAGCATCCACAATCACAACGCCTACGCCTGCATCGAGGCCGGCTGA
- a CDS encoding Rieske (2Fe-2S) protein produces the protein MTTGRDEQDGWDRRRFVRTVVLGSVASAVAGSGWGGTAVASVRQSGTGEPARLRLRLADFAPLNADFGSVRIGFTPQVQVQRPSGPIPPILVSHDAGTYRAVSAVCTHEGCILPAFSVAKVSICPCHQSRFAPDGRRLAGVASFPLETYEVTTDGAGGLEIALPDFPPVEVTVNRVLPTSGGRVEIEFLALRGIEYEVAGRETPEGPWEARAFAVTEDGAADRMTVMGNGVRLRVYVERDRPHLFLAAAARARTV, from the coding sequence ATGACGACAGGGCGCGACGAACAGGACGGATGGGACCGACGGCGATTTGTCCGCACGGTCGTACTGGGAAGTGTGGCGTCGGCGGTGGCGGGGAGCGGTTGGGGCGGGACGGCGGTGGCGTCGGTGAGGCAGTCGGGGACGGGGGAGCCGGCCCGTTTGCGGTTACGATTGGCGGACTTTGCGCCGTTGAATGCGGACTTCGGTTCGGTGCGGATCGGGTTCACGCCGCAGGTGCAGGTGCAACGTCCGAGCGGGCCGATCCCGCCCATTCTGGTGAGCCACGATGCGGGGACGTACCGGGCGGTGAGTGCGGTGTGCACCCACGAGGGGTGCATCCTTCCGGCGTTTTCGGTGGCGAAGGTCTCGATTTGTCCGTGTCATCAGTCGCGGTTCGCCCCGGATGGGCGGAGGCTGGCGGGGGTGGCGTCGTTTCCACTGGAGACGTACGAGGTGACGACGGACGGGGCGGGGGGCCTGGAGATCGCGTTGCCGGATTTCCCGCCTGTCGAGGTGACGGTAAACCGGGTGTTGCCGACAAGCGGGGGTCGGGTGGAGATCGAGTTTCTGGCGTTGCGAGGGATCGAGTATGAGGTGGCGGGTCGGGAGACGCCCGAGGGTCCATGGGAAGCGAGGGCGTTTGCCGTCACCGAGGACGGTGCGGCGGACCGGATGACAGTGATGGGGAACGGCGTGCGGCTGCGGGTGTACGTGGAGCGGGATCGTCCGCACCTGTTCCTGGCGGCGGCGGCGCGGGCGCGGACCGTTTGA